GAGACCACATGCCACCCAAAAACAAAAAGATGGTCGTCGATATGTCCCCACCCCCACAGGTTGATGCGTTGATCCCCGTCACCAAGAACGGCCAGACGATCAGGGTCTGCCACGCACAACTCGAACAGCACCAGTTCCTCGGCTGGATCGTGCACGCCCACGCCACCGGCGACAACTAACCCCTGTCCCCAACGACAGCGCGGGGCCGCACTATCGGCGGTCCTCTTCTCCACGCCGGGCCCCGCGCATTTTTGAGAATCTATGCCGCCGGAACTGTTGCAAATAGCCGTCCTCGGGTTGCTTGGCCTACTGAGTATCGCCACCACGATCATCGGTTTTTTCGTGGCGCGCACCATGGCCAAAGTGGATGCCAATCAGACAATTTTGTTCGAGCGGCAAACGGCTCTGGAGAGACAGTTTTTTGAACTGCTGGGCGAACACAGGGCGAGGCATAAGGGAGAACGATGATCGCTAACCGCGAAACCCGATACGACGAACGCATCAAAACCGCCGTGCTGCGGCATTTCTCCGAGTTGCTGACCGACTTCGGCCCGTTCGGCTGGCTGTGGATCCGTGCCCAGATCTGGCAGGAGTCGCGGTTTGACCCCCGCGCCAAATCCCCGGCGGGGGCCATGGGCCTGATGCAGCTGATGCCGGACACCGCCGCCGAGTTGGACGTGACCGCGCCGTGGGACCCGGCACAAAACATCGATGCCGGGGTGCGCTACCTGGCGGATCAGTATCGCCACATGACCGAGATCCCGACGTTTGCCGAGCGCATACGCTTTGCCCTGGCCGCCTACAACGGCGGGCGCGGCTACGTCAATTTCGCCCTGGTGCTGGCTCGCGACGCCGAAGGATTGCCCGCCAGCTTTACCCGCTGGCGCAAGCTCGGCAGCCTGCCGGGGCAGTGGCAGACCTGGAAAAACAGCGCGCCGTATCTGGACGATCCGCGCTGCCGACCCGGCGGCCGCCGCGCCGACGCCCGGCAGATGTGGGGCTATGTTGCCAAAATCGAGGCACGCTATCAGCACTACCTGCGCACCGCGCTGTCTGGCCAGGGGCAGGTGCTGCATGCCGGCCACTGATCCGGCCAGATGGGGCCGCTGCGTCTACAGCGCCACCGGCCGCTGTCCGGCAGCCGGGCGAGGTGCGCTGATCTGCGCCGCGACCTCCTGCCCGGGACATAAGGAGACCGATGACTCAGACCGAACTGATCAAACGTGCCCAAAACGGTGATGTGCTGCTGGTCAAAAGCGACAGCGCCGTCGGCAAGGCGATCCGCTGCCTGACCGGCGAGAGCTACAGCCATGTGGCCGTGCTGGTGTGGGTGCCCGGTCTCTACGGATTTACGCTGCGGGTCTACGAGTTTGCCGAAGGCGTCGGCCACCAAACTCTGCCGCTCGATGACTGGCTGGCGCAGCGCGAATCCCAGGCCCTGTTTTACGGTGTCGCGCCCGAGCCCGTGCATGCCGCCCCGACCAGGGCCCGCACGGCCGCGGAATACTACACCACCGCCTCACGGCTGCAGCGCGGTTACGGCTATCTGAGCCTGGTCAAGGTGTGGCTCAGCCAGCTGATCCGCTGCCGCATCCCGGTACGGCAAAAGGTCTGCTCGACCTATGCGCAGGAGATCTGGCGCGCCGCCGGGTTTGATGCCATCGGCCGCACTGCCGACCCGGGAGACATCGCCGAACACTGTCAAACCCTCTACCCGCTATGGAGATAACATGCGTCCGCAAACCTTTGCCCTGATCGGATTGCTGCTGCTTGGCACCCTGACCCTGCTGGTGGTCGGCTGCTGCACGACGCCGTCGGCCAACGACCCCGTCGGCGCGGCCTTCGACCGCCACGAGCCCGCCCTGCGCCTAGCGGTCAACATCGCCGTCGGCCAATGGCTCACCGCGCATCCGGCATGGGCGGTGCCCGCCGCCCGCATCGCCGAAACCGTGGCCGCCGAACTGGAGACACAAGGTCTGACCAGCCTGGCATCCCTGCAACAGCAAGTGTCCGCCCATATCGATTGGGACGCGTTGCCCCCGGCCGAGCACAGCCTGATTGTCAGCGTCATCGATACCGCCGCGCAGGCCATCACCCAGAGGCTGGACGCCGCCGGCCTGACCGACCCCAACGAGCGCAAGATCCGCGCCGCCAAGGTCCTGCGCTGGATCGCCGAAACCGCCCGCGCCCGATCCGGCAGCGCCGCCGCCAAAAACGCCGCCCGCGGGCCACGCTACCAGGTGCTGGCATGATCGATGCCGGCGAGGTGTTTGACCTGGCCCTGGGCGACTGGGGCGAGACGGTCATGGTCGGCGGTCAGTCCATCACCGCCATTTTCGACGTGCCGTTCGCCGTCGCCTCGCCGCGCGACTACGGCGTCGAATCCTCTGGCCCACTGCTTGTTTGCAAAACCACGGATCTGCCTGCAGGCACCGATCACGGCACCGCCATTGCGGTGCGCGGCAAACCTTACACTGTCGCCGGTATGGAGGATAACGGCCTCGGCGACACTGTCCTGACATTGGTGGCCGTATGACGATCCGGCAGCAGATCATGTCCGCCGTCATCGCGCGGCTGCAGACCATCACGCCCGACAACGGCTACGGCTTTGACCTGTCGGCCAACGTCGAGGAATGGCCCGCCACCAACATCGGCCCCAACAAAGTGCCGGCCGCCATCGTCTCCGACCCCGGCGGCGGCATGCAGGATGCCGGGGTCTCCGGCCGCCTCGATCACCAGCTGGAGATCGAGATCGAATTGATCGTCAAGGGTACGGCCGCCATCGTCCGCGCCCTGGCCGGCGATGTACTCCAGGCCATCGGCACCGATCCGACCTGGTCCGGCCTGGCCGTCGATACCACGGCGACCGGCGTGCAGATTGCCGTCGAACAGCACCAACACCTGTTTTCCGGGGCGCAGATCGACCTGACCGTCATGTATCGCACCACCAAGTGGTCCCTGTAGATTTTTGCGGCCCGCATAAGGAGCTTTGACCATGTCCATTTTTCGCAAATCCAACACCACCGTCTACGCCAAGATGCAGGCCGCCAAAGATGCTGCGGCTGTGGTGGACGGCGCCAATGCCATTGACGTGCTGCAGGATTCCGCGTTCGTGCAGCCCAAGGGCAATCTCATCGACCGCGGGCTGATCCGCGGCGGCCGCTGGCCCAGCAAAAAGGTGGTCGGCGGTCGCTGGGGCGAAGGTCCCCTCAATCTGGAGATACGCGGCAGCGGCACCGCCGGCACCGCGCCGGAGTTCGGCCCACTGCTCCAGACCCTGCTCGGCACCGCGACCACCAACAGCGCCGGCACCGTGGCCGACGTGGCGGCCACCACCACCGAATTTGACAGTGCGCTGGATCTGACCGTTGGCCAGCTGGTGCGGGTCGAGATCGGCAGCGGCTACGAGGTGCGGCGCATCGCCACCAAGGACGGTGTTGGCCCCTTCACCTATACCGTGCATCGGGCCTTCTCCCAGTCACCAGCCGACGGCGCGGTGATCGCAGCCGGCGTGACCTACCATCATCTTGGCACCGAGACCGAGAGCTACATGACCCTGGAGCAGTATCTCGACGGACTCAAGTTGCTCTGCACCGATGCGGTATGCGAAAAGCTCGACGTCGCCACCACCGAAAAAGAGGTCATCAAAGGCACCTTTGCGATCCGCGCCATCGGCTGTGCCGAGAGCAACGACAGCGACAGTCTGACCCCGGCCTACGACGATACCGACCCGCTGATCGGCACCGATTGCAACCTGCTGCTCGACGGCACCGCTCTCAACATGAAGAGCATGGAGTTCAGTCTCGGCACCCGCCGCGAGCGTGGCGGCGTCAACTCCACAGGCATCAGCGAGCTGCCTTTTAGCAGCAAGTTCGAGGCAACCTGCAAGCTCACTCCCTGGGTCGAAGACAAGACTCCCTTTACCAATTTCTTTGCCGGGGCTCTGGCCGATGTCGAGATGACCAAGGGCGCCACTGCCGGCAACATCTTGCACATCCTCATCGAAGACGTGCAACGCGAAGGCCCCAGCATTGGCGACGACGACGGCGATTTTACCTGGGAGGATTCGTTGACCGTCACCGGCGGGATCTGCATCGGGTTTTTCTAAGGGCGATTATTTACCGCAAAGATCTCAGAGACCGCCGAGGTTAAAACCAAAAACAAGGGGGTTGCATCTCTCTGCGTGCTCTGCGGTAAAACGCGAGAGGTTTTGATCATGCGCAAACCTTTTAAATACATCGGCTACCTGCTGCGCTACCGGCGCGGCTTTATCCGGATCTGGCGTGGCAACCACCGCAAACTGAGGATGGCCAATGGCCAAGGATAAAAAAATATCGCTGATCATCAGCGCCAAAAATCAGGCCAAGGGAGCCTTTGCGTCGGTCAAGAAGGGTTTGTCTGACATTGGCGGCCTGGCCAAAAAGCTCTTCAGCCCCACCGGACTGATCCTGGGCGGTCTCGGCGCGCTGGGCCTGGGCAAACTGGCCTCATCGTTTATCGAGACGGCCAGCAGTTTCGAAGGGTTGGAAGCGTCGCTGACCACCACTCTGGGCAGTCTTGACCTGGCGCGGCAGGCCATCGCCTACGCCAACAAAGAGGCCGCCGCCAGTCCTTACACCGTTTTGGAGTATGGCGAAGCGATCAAGACCCTGTCGGCCTACGGTATCGACTACGCTGCCGTCATGCAAACCGTCGGCGATACCGCCGCCAGCATGGGCAAACCACTGCAACAGGCTGTCGAAGCCCTGGCCGACGCCCTGCAGGGCGAAGGGGAGCGTCTCAAGGAATTTGGCATCAAGCAAAAGATTGCCGGTGACCAGATCACCTATACCTGGGTCGACGCCATGGGCAAGGTGCGAAACACCGTCGCCCAAAACAGCCCGGAGATTATCCAGCAGACCCTGCTCGCCATCTGGAACGAAAAGTACCAGGGCGGCATGGAGAAATTCGGGACGACCTGGAAGGGCCTGACCAGCACCGCCAAGAGCCTGTGGGACGAATTCAAGCTGGCGATCGCCAACAGCGGCACCTTCGAATTGCTCAAAAACGGACTGCAGGTCGTCATCGGCAAAATCAACGAGGCCAAAAAAGCCGGCGATTTCCAGAAATGGGCCCAGCAGGCCGGCGAAGCCGTGTTTACCGTCGCCCGGGCGATTGTCGAGAGCATTCCGCGAGTGCTGATCATGACCTTGGAAGTGATCAGCAAAATCACCATGGGGTTCCGTGGCTGGCAAATGCTGATCGGTGAACTGAAGATCGCGTTTCTCGGCTTCGCCCGGATCGCGCAATCCGTTCTCGGCGGCATCGCCGAGGGCGCCGCCAAGGTCTGGTCCATCACCAATATCTTCGGGCAGTCAGATGACCTGATCAACGATTTGCGATCGTTCGCCGATAATCAAAAACTCGTCGCCCAACAGCTGCATGCCGACCGCGACGCGGAGATCCGCAAACAACAGCAAACCATTGCGGGATACACCAAAGAGCAGCAGGAGATCGAAGGCTACAAGCGCAAGGTCGCGGAAATGGAAGGGGCGTTTAAAAATTTCGTGGCCCAGGTCAACACCGCGGCCGCCGCCCAAAAGGAAACCGGGGAGGCGGCCAAAGAAGGCTCGGCCGTGGCGATCAACGCCATGCAGGATGAGGGGCGCGCCATTGAAGCGTTGATCGCAAAATACCGCCGTCTCAATGAGGCGGCGGGCCGCCGGGGCGGCAGTTTTTCGGTCGCCGGGCTCGACCAGGCGCTGGATGACGCGGAGCGCACCGAATGATCCCTGCCGATTTTTACGTCCACATCGAGGATGCCTCACTGGCGTGGATCGACGTGACCGAAAAGCTGCGCGGTCTGAACGATGGTACCAGCGGCGAGTCACAGATCATCCCGACCGTCCATTTGACCTTTGCCGCTGATGTCGACGCCGAGTTCACCGCACTGCTCAATCCGCAGATCAACCCGTCCCGCGCGCGGATCCGCATTACCGATGGCGCTCTGGCCACCTATTACCTGATGGAAAAACAATCCGGCACGGTCCAGAAGGGCCTGCGCTATCCGACCGTCACCGGCCGCGCCTGGGCCGGCGTGCTCGACAACTGGCGGCCGCTCTCCTACACCTGGCCGGAGGATATGCTGTGCAGCGCCATTGCCGCGCAGGTCGCCCACCGCGATGTGGCCAACCAGTCCGGCGAGGTGGTCGGCGTGGTCTGGCAGGCATCGCTCGATCCGACCATCCCTGGCGGCCGCTACAAGATCAGCAAAAAACGCCGCCGCGACATCATCACCGAATTGGCCGAGGCGTGTGCGGCCCGTGTGCGCGTCTCGGCCAATGGTCGGTATCTTGAGGTGTACGATCGGCCGTCGCGGGCACTCACGGCTGCGGCCGTGCGCAATTTTACCGAGGCGCTGGACCTGAGTTACGAGATGGCCCGCGTCGATGAACCGGCCAACGCCGTTCGCGTGCAGGGCGAAGTCCTCAATTACACCCGGCCGAGTCTGCCGGTGGTGCGTGTCACCCTGGTGCCGGGCGATATCGAGGCCGACGGCTCGGACCAGGCCTCGGCCGTGGCGCGTGTCTATGACAGCGGCGGCAATCCGGCGCAGCACAAAGCCATCGTCGATGAGGCGATCAGTGCTGGCAGCTATACGCAGATCCCTGTTTCCGGATGTTTTGCCGTGGACGGCGTGTGGCTCAACACCGGCACGCAGGACAGCCCCGTCAAAGGGGCCAAAGTTGCCCCGACCGGGTTTGACGCCTCCACCATCACCGTGCCGGATAATGGCACCCAGCTGTTTATCGTCAGTTACACGCAGGCCGAGTCGGTCAGTTGGTCGAGCGCTGATGTGCAGCGGCAGATCGATGGCGAGGCGCATGCCACCGCGGGGTTGTTGGCCGTCGCCACCAGCTACGCCATCGGCACGGTGCGCGGCGTCTACCGCGCCACCGATACGAATCGCAGCGGCACCAACTACTACACCGGCGGCAGCGCCACGGCGGGCGGCACCAGCATCACGCTGGGCATCTCGCCGGGCCCGGCCGGCACCGCCGTTATCGTCGATTACGATCAGTACGAGGCCACCCCGGCGGTCAACATCAGCCCGGCGACCAGCCTGTGCGACGCCGAAGGCAAGGCGCGCACCACGGTCGGCGCGGGCACCAGCGTCGGCACCATCGCCATTGTCGCCAGCGCCCTGGGCCAGAGCGGCAGCGCCAACCTCAGCCTGACCGGCGATGCCGTCGGGGCGCTGACGGTGACCGCCGATCCGCAGACCATCCGCGCCAAACAGAGCGCGACCGCCACCACGACATTCACCGGCGAGGCCTGCCAGACCGCCGCCGATGATGACGGGCATATCTATGTGGCGGTCGACAACCTGGTCACCTACTGCGGCAGCGTGCTGCTCAGCGGCTGGGGCAACGCGCCGGTGCTGAGCTGGACCAACAACGCCGCCTCCGGTGACTACCGCATCTATCTGGCCACCAGCGCGCCGGCCGGCGTCGCGGGCAGCGCCACCTACACCGGCCGCGAGATCATCGACGAGGCCGACCAGACCAGTGATATTATCGCCAGTGTGCTGACCCGCGCCGGCAGCCCGGTCAGCGACGGCACCGAGGTCAAGTTCGAGCTGCTGGGCGCTACCGGCGGCGCGACCCTGAGCGCCCAGCAGCAGACCACCAGCGGCGGCACCGCCAGCGTCACCCTGACCGCCGGCAGCGTCGCGCAGTTTGAGGTGCTGGTGACCGCCGGCCCCTACCGCGCCAGGGTGGCGATCACCGTCACCGACCAGCCGCTGGCCGCCGAGCAGACCGCCGGCACCAGCAGCGGCAGCGTGTCCAGCGGCAACAGCGACCCGGAGCAAACAGACGATAGCCAGGACCAAGAGCCAAAACTAAAACTCGACGAGGACGAATACGTCCGCAGCGATGGCCGCATCTGCCGGCTGGTGCTCAAGGACTGGGAGGACGCCGACGGCAACATTCGCGGGCGGAGACAAGCCGTCGACTGTGACGGCGAGCCGATCTGCGGGGAGGATGTCCTCGTTGATGGAGAGGATTCCGGCAGTACGGACGGTGAGGGGTATTTTCGATTTTCGGTGACCGAGTCTGGCTCGCATACGGTCAAAATCGACGGCATCGAGACGACATTCCATGTCGCCGCCGGTGGCGACATGCGATGGGTCCCCGGTAGCAGCGATCGCTGGTACGAGGTATGCCGCGATGGGTGAGATTGACCGCATCGCGTTTTGTGATCCGGCGCAGCAATCGCCGGAACCGGAGGAGGTCGTGTTTTGCGATCCGGCGCAACAATCGTCAGAGCCGGAGGAAATCGTGTTTTGCCAAAGGTGCGCAGGCCTGCCTCCGCTGAGGGTTGCCGGCCCGGATACTCCTGACCTCGGGGATAAATACGCAGCCACTGGCGGAAAAGCACCGTACGATTGGCACATCAGCGCCGGCGAGATCGACACAAAAACCGGCGTCGTCACGAATTTGTCTGGCGCCTGTGGTACCGGCTCGGTATCGGTCACCGACGCCTGCGGCAACACCGCCAGCATAGACGTGCGATTCCCCCTCGGGCAATGGGTGCAGGTGGACACCGAGCCGTTGGAGTATTACGACGATATCTACAGCTGTTGGTGTATCCAGACCGTCATTGTTGGCTGTAGGCGGTATCGAATAACCTGGGTTCCGGTCTGCAACGGGTACACATCGTATTACGCCAACCAATGCCTGGGATACGATAGCATCATTTATCCGGCGCCAGCCTACTATGTGGACGAAAACGGCGACCACCCACCATCCCATAACCTGCCCGGAACCATGAGTTGTGACCACTCATCCAGTTATACGGGCAACTGTTATGTGCTCTATAACCCCGCTGGGACAGCGATTGTCGGATGGAGAGGCTACGGTCGCAGCCACCAGAGGATTGACGAATGGCAATGTCCATGATTGTTGAGCGAATCTATCGAGGCGAAACCGCCGCGCAGATCGGTATTACGGCACAGCAGTACGACAGCCGCAAGGAGACACTGGATCGGTATCTGCGGCAAAGCAGCGGACGTTTCGAGCCGGGCGATTATCTGCGCTGGCTGGCCGCGGACGAGACCGGGGCCCGAGGAGACAGCGGGGGAGCCTGGCAGCACACCAGCCGCCCTGCGTCCGGGCGACATGCCCCCGTAAAATGCCGCGCTTGCGGAGGAGGGAAAATCCGATGACACGCATCGTCGCCATTTTCGGCGCCTACATCATCACCGCCGTGATCACCGGCAGCAGCCTGTTTGCCGCCACCCGGGCCTGGATCGTCCGGCGCACTCCGCGACTGCGGCCGGTGCCGGAGCATCCGCATTTTATCGAGTGCCGGCTGTGCCTCGGCTTTTGGGTCTCGCTGGGCATCACGCTGGTACTAAACCTGCCATGGACCGACCTGCTGCTGATCTACGGCGGCAGCTATTTTCTCGCCACCCAGGAGCGATAATATGGGCACCACCCTGGCCTTGCAAAGCGCCACCGTTGTCGGGTTTGCCAATCATCCGACCCTGCCGCGCATCATCGTGTTTAGCACCCAGGGGGTGGATGTCTACCGTGCCAGCGATATGCAGCGCGTCGCCTGGGCCGCCATCGGCAACGTCACCTGCGGCGCCGCCAACAACAACGGCATCTATGTCGGTACCTCGGATGCCGGTATCTACCGGCTGCCGCTGACTATCGCGGATGCAGCTAACGGTGATATGACCAACGTTTTTAGGAGCCTCATCGGCAACGACGACATTCGCGACATTGCCGGCCACGGGACGGCCTTGGCAGTCGCCCATGGCAGCGGAGTGACCTACCTGCCGTCCCCGTCCATCGGCCAGTCGCTGTCAATAGCGGGCGGCGCACGGTGTGTCGCTCTCGACGCGGCCCACATGGCCTGGTGTGATACAGCGGCCGTTTATATGCGGAGCATCCCCGCTGGTGGCGCCTTGACGGAGGTAGCGCCATGCCGATGGGGGGCTGCCAACCGTCTACGATTTTATGACGGCGACCTCTACATAGCATGTGCTGATGGGGTCACCGTCGCCGATGGTTCGACGGGCCAAGTCCACACCGATTTTGAGGAGTACGAGCCCGGCATCCCAGACAACTGGTCGGAGCATTGGAACACCACCGCCGGTTCGGTCACCATTGTCGACGATAACGGTGATAAAAAACTGCAACTCAACAAAACTGAAAATAATAGATGGTCGGTGGCGTTTGATGACTTTGGCGAGCCGTCTGACGCGCTGTTTTTCTACCGTATCACCATGGGTAGTAGTACTGGAGAGCGTGGGATATGCGCCAGGGGAGCAGGATCTGCTGGCG
This portion of the Syntrophotalea acetylenica genome encodes:
- a CDS encoding transglycosylase SLT domain-containing protein gives rise to the protein MIANRETRYDERIKTAVLRHFSELLTDFGPFGWLWIRAQIWQESRFDPRAKSPAGAMGLMQLMPDTAAELDVTAPWDPAQNIDAGVRYLADQYRHMTEIPTFAERIRFALAAYNGGRGYVNFALVLARDAEGLPASFTRWRKLGSLPGQWQTWKNSAPYLDDPRCRPGGRRADARQMWGYVAKIEARYQHYLRTALSGQGQVLHAGH
- a CDS encoding phage tail tube protein, with amino-acid sequence MSIFRKSNTTVYAKMQAAKDAAAVVDGANAIDVLQDSAFVQPKGNLIDRGLIRGGRWPSKKVVGGRWGEGPLNLEIRGSGTAGTAPEFGPLLQTLLGTATTNSAGTVADVAATTTEFDSALDLTVGQLVRVEIGSGYEVRRIATKDGVGPFTYTVHRAFSQSPADGAVIAAGVTYHHLGTETESYMTLEQYLDGLKLLCTDAVCEKLDVATTEKEVIKGTFAIRAIGCAESNDSDSLTPAYDDTDPLIGTDCNLLLDGTALNMKSMEFSLGTRRERGGVNSTGISELPFSSKFEATCKLTPWVEDKTPFTNFFAGALADVEMTKGATAGNILHILIEDVQREGPSIGDDDGDFTWEDSLTVTGGICIGFF
- a CDS encoding tape measure protein, which produces MAKDKKISLIISAKNQAKGAFASVKKGLSDIGGLAKKLFSPTGLILGGLGALGLGKLASSFIETASSFEGLEASLTTTLGSLDLARQAIAYANKEAAASPYTVLEYGEAIKTLSAYGIDYAAVMQTVGDTAASMGKPLQQAVEALADALQGEGERLKEFGIKQKIAGDQITYTWVDAMGKVRNTVAQNSPEIIQQTLLAIWNEKYQGGMEKFGTTWKGLTSTAKSLWDEFKLAIANSGTFELLKNGLQVVIGKINEAKKAGDFQKWAQQAGEAVFTVARAIVESIPRVLIMTLEVISKITMGFRGWQMLIGELKIAFLGFARIAQSVLGGIAEGAAKVWSITNIFGQSDDLINDLRSFADNQKLVAQQLHADRDAEIRKQQQTIAGYTKEQQEIEGYKRKVAEMEGAFKNFVAQVNTAAAAQKETGEAAKEGSAVAINAMQDEGRAIEALIAKYRRLNEAAGRRGGSFSVAGLDQALDDAERTE